One part of the Marmota flaviventris isolate mMarFla1 chromosome 4, mMarFla1.hap1, whole genome shotgun sequence genome encodes these proteins:
- the LOC139705517 gene encoding LOW QUALITY PROTEIN: putative exonuclease GOR (The sequence of the model RefSeq protein was modified relative to this genomic sequence to represent the inferred CDS: deleted 1 base in 1 codon) produces the protein MMGKPSAQDSFSAGCPEAQRAAREASLPSQHGSWPCVAPREAHTCAKAPGFLVIKAEQPRRGPALPRGWPQPNQEVCGPGARPAQSKECCWLLPAEPTTKKHEDWPGIFLDPVEKRRRNFLGDNPGFARAITSTKRTCRSSSGQSDNGPQLSSGPQMCLLSGAETKLTTVASRRIGRGTSLGKFRKATVKKASEGRISTALRQGYFSLFLEECHKFSRPQEAVQMAWSEEQMAYNSSPSEEIYVRLALKVLRKLRGLVPSVVPGLHRAALYSRLRDYVLSQEQLHGHGYPFPHPQKPGAALLLGALDKPRHGVRICCRCGSQYAVSSSGRCVSADLCRYHWGRLQHQPVAAGWESRYTCCFAPAGSRGCQVARQHVRDGRKEDLQGFVRTVEKPFREDAHPGVYALDCEMCYTTHGLELTRVTVVDTEMRVVYDTFVKPNNRIVDYNTRFSGVTVTHDHLASCRTRLPHVQTALLSLFSADTILIGHSLQCDLLALKLIHHSVVDTAVLFPHPRGLPYKCSLRSLVARYLSRSIQTSASGHSPREDASACMHLVLWKLREDSAHKDTLGPLPSV, from the exons ATGATGGGGAAGCCTAGTGCCCAGGACTCCTTCTCAGCCGGGTGCCCAGAAGCTCAGAGGGCGGCTAGGGAGGCATCTTTGCCCAGCCAGCATGGGTCCTGGCCCTGTGTCGCGCCCAGGGAAGCCCACACCTGCGCCAAGGCTCCAGGATTTCTTGTCATCAAGGCGGAGCAGCCGAGGAGGGGCCCAGCTCTGCCCCGGGGCTGGCCCCAGCCCAATCAGGAGGTGTGTGGCCCTGGCGCCAGGCCTGCCCAGAGCAAAGAGTGCTGCTGGCTGCTGCCTGCCGAGCCAACCACCAAGAAGCACGAAGATTGGCCAGGCATCTTCTTAGACCCCgtggaaaagaggaggaggaacttCCTGGGAGACAACCCAGGCTTCGCCAGAGCCATCACCAGTACCAAGAGGACCTGTAGGAGCAGCAGCGGCCAGTCTGATAATGGTCCACAGCTCAGCAGTGGGCCACAGATGTGCCTGCTCTCAGGGGCGGAAACCAAGCTCACCACCGTGGCCTCCAGGCGAATAGGTCGTGGGACATCATTGGGGAAATTCAGGAAAGCCACTGTGAAGAAAGCGTCAGAGGGACGGATTTCCACGGCCCTGCGCCAAGGCTACTTCAGCCTTTTCCTGGAGGAGTGTCACAAGTTCTCGCGGCCCCAGGAGGCGGTGCAGATGGCCTGGAGCGAGGAGCAGATGGCTTACAACAGCAGCCCCAGCGAGGAGATCTACGTGCGCCTGGCCCTGAaggtgctcaggaagctgaggggtCTGGTGCCCAGCGTGGTGCCGGGTCTGCACAGGGCAGCCCTGTACAGCCGCCTCCGGGACTACGTGCTGAGCCAGGAGCAGCTCCACGGGCACGGCTACCCCTTCCCCCACCCGCAGAAACCAGGGGCCGCCTTGCTCTTGGGCGCGCTGGACAAGCCCAGGCACGGGGTGAGGATCTGCTGCCGCTGTGGCTCCCAGTACGCCGTGTCCTCCTCGGGCCGCTGTGTCAGCGCCGACCTGTGTCGCTATCACTGGGGACGGCTCCAACACCAACCCGTGGCCGCTGGCTGGGAGAGCCGCTACACCTGCTGCTTTGCGCCTGCGGGCTCCAGGGGCTGTCAGGTGGCCAGGCAACACGTCCGGGATGGCAGGAAGGAAGACCTGCAAGGATTCGTGAGGACTGTGGAGAAACCCTTCAGGGAGGACGCCCACCCAGGAGTCTACGCCCTGGACTGCGAGATGTGCTACACCACACACGGGCTGGAGCTGACGCGCGTCACGGTGGTGGACACCGAGATGCGGGTCGTCTACGACACCTTCGTCAAGCCCAACAACCGGATCGTCGACTACAACACCAGGTTTTCGGGGGTGACC GTGACCCACGACCACCTGGCCTCCTGCCGCACCAGGCTGCCCCACGTGCAGACTGCCCTGCTGAGCCTGTTCAGCGCCGACACCATCCTTATCGGACACAGCCTCCAGTGCGACCTGCTAGCCCTGAAGCTCATCCACCACTCCGTGGTGGACACGGCTGTGCTCTTCCCCCATCCCCGCGGCCTCCCCTACAAGTGCTCCTTGCGCAGCCTCGTGGCCCGCTACCTCAGCCGCAGCATCCAGACCAGCGCCAGCGGACACAGCCCTAGGGAGGACGCCAGCGCCTGCATGCACCTAGTGCTCTGGAAGTTGCGAGAAGATTCCGCCCACAAGGACACCCTCGGACCCCTGCCCTCCGTCTGA
- the LOC139705518 gene encoding exonuclease GOR-like, which produces MMGKPSAQDSFSAGCPEAQRAAREASLPSQHGSWPCVAPREAHTCAKAPGFLVIKAEQPRRGPALPRGWPQPNQEVCGPGARPAQSKECCWLLPAEPTTKKHEDWPGIFLDPVEKRRRNFLGDNPGFARAITSTKRTWAETKLTTVASRRIGRGTSLGKFRKATVKKASEGRISTALRQGYFSLFLEECHKFSRPQEAVQMAWSEEQMAYNSSPSEEIYVRLALKVLRKLRGLVPSVVPGLHRAALYSRLRDYVLSQEQLHGHGYPFPHPQKPGAALLLGALDKPRHGVRICCRCGSQYAVSSSGRCVSADLCRYHWGRLQHQPVAAGWESRYTCCFAPAGSRGCQVARQHVRDGRKEDLQGFVRTVEKPFREDAHPGVYALDCEMCYTTHGLELTRVTVVDTEMRVVYDTFVKPNNRIVDYNTRFSGVTHDHLASCRTRLPHVQTALLSLFSADTILIGHSLQCDLLALKLIHHSVVDTAVLFPHPRGLPYKCSLRSLVARYLSRSIQTSASGHSPREDASACMHLVLWKLREDSAHKDTLGPLPSV; this is translated from the exons ATGATGGGGAAGCCTAGTGCCCAGGACTCCTTCTCAGCCGGGTGCCCAGAAGCTCAGAGGGCGGCTAGGGAGGCATCTTTGCCCAGCCAGCATGGGTCCTGGCCCTGTGTCGCGCCCAGGGAAGCCCACACCTGCGCCAAGGCTCCAGGATTTCTTGTCATCAAGGCGGAGCAGCCGAGGAGGGGCCCAGCTCTGCCCCGGGGCTGGCCCCAGCCCAATCAGGAGGTGTGTGGCCCTGGCGCCAGGCCTGCCCAGAGCAAAGAGTGCTGCTGGCTGCTGCCTGCCGAGCCAACCACCAAGAAGCACGAAGATTGGCCAGGCATCTTCTTAGACCCCgtggaaaagaggaggaggaacttCCTGGGAGACAACCCAGGCTTCGCCAGAGCCATCACCAGTACCAAGAGGACCT GGGCGGAAACCAAGCTCACCACCGTGGCCTCCAGGCGAATAGGTCGTGGGACATCATTGGGGAAATTCAGGAAAGCCACTGTGAAGAAAGCGTCAGAGGGACGGATTTCCACGGCCCTGCGCCAAGGCTACTTCAGCCTTTTCCTGGAGGAGTGTCACAAGTTCTCGCGGCCCCAGGAGGCGGTGCAGATGGCCTGGAGCGAGGAGCAGATGGCTTACAACAGCAGCCCCAGCGAGGAGATCTACGTGCGCCTGGCCCTGAaggtgctcaggaagctgaggggtCTGGTGCCCAGCGTGGTGCCGGGTCTGCACAGGGCAGCCCTGTACAGCCGCCTCCGGGACTACGTGCTGAGCCAGGAGCAGCTCCACGGGCACGGCTACCCCTTCCCCCACCCGCAGAAACCAGGGGCCGCCTTGCTCTTGGGCGCGCTGGACAAGCCCAGGCACGGGGTGAGGATCTGCTGCCGCTGTGGCTCCCAGTACGCCGTGTCCTCCTCGGGCCGCTGTGTCAGCGCCGACCTGTGTCGCTATCACTGGGGACGGCTCCAACACCAACCCGTGGCCGCTGGCTGGGAGAGCCGCTACACCTGCTGCTTTGCGCCTGCGGGCTCCAGGGGCTGTCAGGTGGCCAGGCAACACGTCCGGGATGGCAGGAAGGAAGACCTGCAAGGATTCGTGAGGACTGTGGAGAAACCCTTCAGGGAGGACGCCCACCCAGGAGTCTACGCCCTGGACTGCGAGATGTGCTACACCACACACGGGCTGGAGCTGACGCGCGTCACGGTGGTGGACACCGAGATGCGGGTCGTCTACGACACCTTCGTCAAGCCCAACAACCGGATCGTCGACTACAACACCAGGTTTTCGGGGGTGACCCACGACCACCTGGCCTCCTGCCGCACCAGGCTGCCCCACGTGCAGACTGCCCTGCTGAGCCTGTTCAGCGCCGACACCATCCTTATCGGACACAGCCTCCAGTGCGACCTGCTAGCCCTGAAGCTCATCCACCACTCCGTGGTGGACACGGCTGTGCTCTTCCCCCATCCCCGCGGCCTCCCCTACAAGTGCTCCTTGCGCAGCCTCGTGGCCCGCTACCTCAGCCGCAGCATCCAGACCAGCGCCAGCGGACACAGCCCTAGGGAGGACGCCAGCGCCTGCATGCACCTAGTGCTCTGGAAGTTGCGAGAAGATTCCGCCCACAAGGACACCCTCGGACCCCTGCCCTCCGTCTGA
- the LOC139705519 gene encoding putative exonuclease GOR: MMGKPSAQDSFSAGCPEAQRAAREASLPSQHGSWPCVAPREAHTCAKAPGFLVIKAEQPRRGPALPRGWPQPNQEVCGPGARPAQSKECCWLLPAEPTTKKHEDWPGIFLDPVEKRRRNFLGDNPGFARAITSTKRTCRSSSGQSDNGPQLSSGPQMCLLSGAETKLTTVASRRIGRGTSLGKFRKATVKKASEGRISTALRQGYFSLFLEECHKFSRPQEAVQMAWSEEQMAYNSSPSEEIYVRLALKVLRKLRGLVPSVVPGLHRAALYSRLRDYVLSQEQLHGHGYPFPHPQKPGAALLLGALDKPRHGVRICCRCGSQYAVSSSGRCVSADLCRYHWGRLQHQPVAAGWESRYTCCFAPAGSRGCQVARQHVRDGRKEDLQGFVRTVEKPFREDAHPGVYALDCEMCYTTHGLELTRVTVVDTEMRVVYDTFVKPNNRIVDYNTRFSGVTHDHLASCRTRLPHVQTALLSLFSADTILIGHSLQCDLLALKLIHHSVVDTAVLFPHPRGLPYKCSLRSLVARYLSRSIQTSASGHSPREDASACMHLVLWKLREDSAHKDTLGPLPSV; this comes from the coding sequence ATGATGGGGAAGCCTAGTGCCCAGGACTCCTTCTCAGCCGGGTGCCCAGAAGCTCAGAGGGCGGCTAGGGAGGCATCTTTGCCCAGCCAGCATGGGTCCTGGCCCTGTGTCGCGCCCAGGGAAGCCCACACCTGCGCCAAGGCTCCAGGATTTCTTGTCATCAAGGCGGAGCAGCCGAGGAGGGGCCCAGCTCTGCCCCGGGGCTGGCCCCAGCCCAATCAGGAGGTGTGTGGCCCTGGCGCCAGGCCTGCCCAGAGCAAAGAGTGCTGCTGGCTGCTGCCTGCCGAGCCAACCACCAAGAAGCACGAAGATTGGCCAGGCATCTTCTTAGACCCCgtggaaaagaggaggaggaacttCCTGGGAGACAACCCAGGCTTCGCCAGAGCCATCACCAGTACCAAGAGGACCTGTAGGAGCAGCAGCGGCCAGTCTGATAATGGTCCACAGCTCAGCAGTGGGCCACAGATGTGCCTGCTCTCAGGGGCGGAAACCAAGCTCACCACCGTGGCCTCCAGGCGAATAGGTCGTGGGACATCATTGGGGAAATTCAGGAAAGCCACTGTGAAGAAAGCGTCAGAGGGACGGATTTCCACGGCCCTGCGCCAAGGCTACTTCAGCCTTTTCCTGGAGGAGTGTCACAAGTTCTCGCGGCCCCAAGAGGCGGTGCAGATGGCCTGGAGCGAGGAGCAGATGGCTTACAACAGCAGCCCCAGCGAGGAGATCTACGTGCGCCTGGCCCTGAaggtgctcaggaagctgaggggtCTGGTGCCCAGCGTGGTGCCGGGTCTGCACAGGGCAGCCCTGTACAGCCGCCTCCGGGACTACGTGCTGAGCCAGGAGCAGCTCCACGGGCACGGCTACCCCTTCCCCCACCCGCAGAAACCAGGGGCCGCCTTGCTCTTGGGCGCGCTGGACAAGCCCAGGCACGGGGTGAGGATCTGCTGCCGCTGTGGCTCCCAGTACGCCGTGTCCTCCTCGGGCCGCTGTGTCAGCGCCGACCTGTGTCGCTATCACTGGGGACGGCTCCAACACCAACCCGTGGCCGCTGGCTGGGAGAGCCGCTACACCTGCTGCTTTGCGCCTGCGGGCTCCAGGGGCTGTCAGGTGGCCAGGCAACACGTCCGGGATGGCAGGAAGGAAGACCTGCAAGGATTCGTGAGGACTGTGGAGAAACCCTTCAGGGAGGACGCCCACCCAGGAGTCTACGCCCTGGACTGCGAGATGTGCTACACCACACACGGGCTGGAGCTGACGCGCGTCACGGTGGTGGACACCGAGATGCGGGTCGTCTACGACACCTTCGTCAAGCCCAACAACCGGATCGTCGACTACAACACCAGGTTTTCGGGGGTGACCCACGACCACCTGGCCTCCTGCCGCACCAGGCTGCCCCACGTGCAGACTGCCCTGCTGAGCCTGTTCAGCGCCGACACCATCCTTATCGGACACAGCCTCCAGTGCGACCTGCTAGCCCTGAAGCTCATCCACCACTCCGTGGTGGACACGGCTGTGCTCTTCCCCCATCCCCGCGGCCTCCCCTACAAGTGCTCCTTGCGCAGCCTCGTGGCCCGCTACCTCAGCCGCAGCATCCAGACCAGCGCCAGCGGACACAGCCCTAGGGAGGACGCCAGCGCCTGCATGCACCTAGTGCTCTGGAAGTTGCGAGAAGATTCCGCCCACAAGGACACCCTCGGACCCCTGCCCTCCGTCTGA